In the Acetobacterium sp. KB-1 genome, TTATCGGTGGGGGACTTGGGGGACTGAGCTGTGCCGTCAAACTGGCTAGAAAAGGTTACGATGTTCATCTTTATGAAGAAAAACATGGCTTAGGAGGAAACTTAAGGAAATCAAAAGGTCTAATACCGATCTCGATTATTGAAAAAGAATTAGGACAAATCATCAAGGAAGACGGCATCAAATTATATTTAGACACAAGAATAAGCACTTTTGATGAAATTGAATTTGATGCTCTTTACATTGCAACGGGACGGGGGGGCAATGCTTTTGGTTTAGATGAAGGATTTGACCCGGTTTCTCTGGGAACACTGATGAATGGTGTTTTTGGCAGCAAAAGTGCAATGCAGGGAATCGGAAGTCCTGTTTTGATTTCCATACGGGAAGGGATTCGTGCAGCGCAATCCATTGAATCCTATCTCAAGATTGGAACAATGGGCGGGGCTGCGGGCTGTGATGAGGTAGTTCCATCACGACTGAGTGTGGATATTAGCGGAGTAGTGATGGAAGAGCGGATAGTGCCTGGAAATCTTGAATCATATACTGAGCAGGAAGCGATTGCAGAAGCAAAGAGATGTCTCCAATGCGGGTGCGATATGTGTATGACATCCTGTGAGATGCTGTCGTTTTTTGAAAAAGATCCTAAAAAACTCATCGATGACGTTGAGGCTTCGATGAACATCGTGAAAGCGTTCACAACAAATGTTGCTTCCCGGGAGATCAACTCATGTAATGGCTGTGGTTTGTGCAAAGAGGTATGTCCGGAAAACCTTGATTTTGAAGAACTGTTTATGTCCAGTCGAAGAACTCTTCATAAAGGAGGAAAACTGCCACCGGCTTTTCACGATTTTTGGATGAGGGACATGGAATTTTCCAACTCGGAAGCAGCCTTTATGACGATAAATGCCAATGGCGGTGATAAAAGCAGCTATCTTTTTTTTCCAGGGTGTCAGCTGGGAGGCTCTGATCCGGATTATGTCATAAATGCCTATACCTATCTAAAAAAGCATCTTGAGGACGAACCCGCAATGATGATCGGATGCTGTGGTGCTCCGGCCGAATGGGCAGGTAGAGAAAAAGAACATTCGGTAGTGATTGATGGAATCAAAAATATTTGGGAAGATCAGGGCAGACCGGAAGTAATCCTGGCCTGTCCATCCTGCAGAAAAATGTTCGGGAAATATCTTCCCGAAATTCAGGTGCAGTCACTTTGGCGTGTGATGGCAGAGAAAGAAAACGGTGCAAACAGAAAAATCGCTGCATGTAAAAAGATGACCGTATTTGACCCCTGTGCCAGTCGTTATGATCCTGAAGCCCAGAATAGTATAAGAATTATTCTGAAAAATTCAGGCTACGAGCTGGAGGAAATGCCCTACAGTTCAGAGTGGGCTCAGTGTTGCGGATACGGTGGACAGATTCAGGCTGTAAACCGGTCCCTTTTTGATAAAATTGTGAATATCCGGGTGAAAGCGACATCGAATGATTATGTTACCTACTGTATCAATTGTCGAGATACTTTTGCAGCAGCTGGCAAATCAGCAGTTCACATTCTTGATCTGCTATTCGGCAATGATATCGAGGCCAGAGCAGCCAGAAAGCCGCCGACACTGACTCAGCGCAGAGAAAACCGAATTAAGCTAAAAAAGGTGCTTCAGATAGAGAAAGAAGCAATAAAGATAAAGCCCGAAGATAAGCAGATCAAGAAGAATATCAAGGTATTCATTGCTCCAGAAGTTTATGACAAAATGGACAGAAATTTCATTCTGATGGAAGATGTTCAGAGAACGATCGAATATTGCGAGTCAACAGGGAAAAAGATCATGGATATGTCAGCAGGCAATTTTGTAGGTCATCACCAGGATGGAAACATCACTTTTTGGGTAATGTACAAGCCTGAAAGAGATGGGATCAGGCTGGAAACTGTTTATAGTCACCGCCTCATTATAGAGGAGGACAGCCGATGAGTGCAATTGAAAAAATTTCGACATTGATTTGTCTGAAATGCAATGTCCCGCTAGAAATGCACACAAATAATTTTTCATATCTGGGCTTTAATTTCAGTACTAAGGTCCCAACCTGTCCCATCTGTGGGCAGATGTTTTTATCCGAGGAACTGGTCAGAGGAAAGGTAACGGAAGTAGAAATGGGACTTGAAGATAAGTAAGTTACTCGAACTATTTGATTAAAAATAATATGCAAGTATCCTAAAATTGGTGCTTGACTTAAAGAGGAGAAATAATGAAAGTTGTAGTGATTGGAGCTGGCCCCGGAGGTTATGAAGCAGCAATTTATGCCGCTAAACGTGGATGTGAGGTTATCCTCATTGAAAAGGAAAAATTGGGAGGAACCTGTTTAAACAAAGGTTGTATACCGACAAAAGCACTACTAGCTGTGACGGATACTTTAGCAACGGTAAAGAAAGCTTCAGTTTTTGGAATAGAAACACAAGCAGTCAGTAATAATTTCGGATATGCATTTGATCGGAAAAATGCGGTAGTGAACGGCTTGATCAATGGGATCGATTATTTAATGAAGGCCAATGGTGTCAATATTATTAATGGCATTGGTCAGCTTAAGAATAATAACACAGTCATTGTTCATAAAACTGATGGGGCACGAGAAGAAATTTCAACTGATAAAATTATTCTGGCAACGGGTTCAGTACCGAGTAAACCATCATTCTTAAATTATAACAAAAACAGTGTTGTAACGAGTGATGAAATTCTGGAACTGGATGAACAGCCGAAATCAATTATTATTGTTGGCGGTGGAGTTATCGGTTGTGAAATTGGTCAATTTTTGAAACGGATGGGAACTGAGGTTACGATTGTCGAATTAATGGAACATTTACTGCCTTTCGAAGACGATGATGTTACTAAACAGCTGGAACGTCAATTTAAAAAAGAAAAGATCAAAGTCATCACAAAGAAAAAGGTTGAATCAGTAAATGTAACGGAGTCGGGGGTTCAAGTAATACTTCAAGATGGCGTAGCAATTGAAGCAGAAAAGCTATTGATTTCAATCGGCAGACAGCCATTTACGGTTGATTTAGGACTTGAAAATACAGATATTTTGGTATCGGAACGTGGGTTGATTGAAGTGGATAAAAAGATGCGCACCAGTGTTGAGGGTATCTATGCCATTGGTGATATTGTTAATTCTCCACAATTAGCACATGTCGCGTCAAAAGAAGCATTAACCGCGGTAGATGATATCTGCGGAGATGGTATCGAGATCAATTATAAAGCGGTTCCTCGTTGCGTATACACTGATCCGGAGATTGCATGTGTGGGAATGACAGAAGAGCAGGCTAAAAATCAGAGCATTCTTTATACAATCGGTTCATATAATTTTGCCGGACTTGGTAAGGCGAAAG is a window encoding:
- a CDS encoding pyridine nucleotide-disulfide oxidoreductase/dicluster-binding protein, yielding MDMTKLENLKEKCTRDEPVFCTNQCPLGVDVKKMIARITSGDFKGAYKYYRNQVLFPEIVSRLCDEPCKTVCLRKKIDQAVSVKMLEKACCDYTATKKSTGYYISRKKKCIAVIGGGLGGLSCAVKLARKGYDVHLYEEKHGLGGNLRKSKGLIPISIIEKELGQIIKEDGIKLYLDTRISTFDEIEFDALYIATGRGGNAFGLDEGFDPVSLGTLMNGVFGSKSAMQGIGSPVLISIREGIRAAQSIESYLKIGTMGGAAGCDEVVPSRLSVDISGVVMEERIVPGNLESYTEQEAIAEAKRCLQCGCDMCMTSCEMLSFFEKDPKKLIDDVEASMNIVKAFTTNVASREINSCNGCGLCKEVCPENLDFEELFMSSRRTLHKGGKLPPAFHDFWMRDMEFSNSEAAFMTINANGGDKSSYLFFPGCQLGGSDPDYVINAYTYLKKHLEDEPAMMIGCCGAPAEWAGREKEHSVVIDGIKNIWEDQGRPEVILACPSCRKMFGKYLPEIQVQSLWRVMAEKENGANRKIAACKKMTVFDPCASRYDPEAQNSIRIILKNSGYELEEMPYSSEWAQCCGYGGQIQAVNRSLFDKIVNIRVKATSNDYVTYCINCRDTFAAAGKSAVHILDLLFGNDIEARAARKPPTLTQRRENRIKLKKVLQIEKEAIKIKPEDKQIKKNIKVFIAPEVYDKMDRNFILMEDVQRTIEYCESTGKKIMDMSAGNFVGHHQDGNITFWVMYKPERDGIRLETVYSHRLIIEEDSR
- a CDS encoding DVU_1557 family redox protein, whose translation is MSAIEKISTLICLKCNVPLEMHTNNFSYLGFNFSTKVPTCPICGQMFLSEELVRGKVTEVEMGLEDK
- the lpdA gene encoding dihydrolipoyl dehydrogenase; translated protein: MKVVVIGAGPGGYEAAIYAAKRGCEVILIEKEKLGGTCLNKGCIPTKALLAVTDTLATVKKASVFGIETQAVSNNFGYAFDRKNAVVNGLINGIDYLMKANGVNIINGIGQLKNNNTVIVHKTDGAREEISTDKIILATGSVPSKPSFLNYNKNSVVTSDEILELDEQPKSIIIVGGGVIGCEIGQFLKRMGTEVTIVELMEHLLPFEDDDVTKQLERQFKKEKIKVITKKKVESVNVTESGVQVILQDGVAIEAEKLLISIGRQPFTVDLGLENTDILVSERGLIEVDKKMRTSVEGIYAIGDIVNSPQLAHVASKEALTAVDDICGDGIEINYKAVPRCVYTDPEIACVGMTEEQAKNQSILYTIGSYNFAGLGKAKASDKTTGFVKVIVNQKDEIIGGEIVGAHGTDMLQVLTLAIDLGLTAKQVGQSIFPHPTLCEGIMEALHDVHKRSIHKV